In one window of Pleomorphomonas sp. T1.2MG-36 DNA:
- the queG gene encoding tRNA epoxyqueuosine(34) reductase QueG, translated as MTWRVRARDLGFSAIGIAPVDRLGDAARRLRAFVDLGRHGSMAWMEETLDRRGDPRVLWPEARSAVVLAMNYGPDSDPLDNLARPGVGNISVYARHRDYHEVLKGRLKEVAGLIARDTGADVKVFVDTAPLMEKPLAALAGIGWQGKHTNLVSREFGSWLFLGVILSAAALPPDEPAADRCGACRRCLDACPTGALPAPYQIDARRCISYLTIEHAGPIPEDLRPLMGNRIYGCDDCLAVCPWNKFATEAAEMKLRPRPDLAEPSLAALAALDDAAFRALFAGSPVKRIGRNRFVRNVAMAIGNSGDPALVPALAPLLGDPDPIVADAARWALARLAPSSRESFGVSISSHP; from the coding sequence GTGACCTGGAGGGTCCGCGCCCGCGACCTCGGCTTTTCGGCGATCGGCATTGCCCCGGTCGACCGGCTCGGCGACGCGGCACGCCGATTGCGTGCCTTCGTCGATCTTGGGCGGCACGGTTCCATGGCCTGGATGGAGGAGACGCTCGACCGGCGGGGCGATCCCCGCGTGCTGTGGCCGGAAGCGAGATCGGCCGTGGTTCTCGCCATGAATTACGGCCCGGACAGCGACCCGCTCGACAACCTCGCAAGGCCCGGCGTCGGCAACATCTCCGTCTACGCGCGCCACCGCGACTATCACGAGGTTCTCAAGGGCCGCCTCAAGGAGGTGGCCGGCCTCATTGCTCGCGATACCGGCGCCGACGTCAAGGTGTTCGTCGATACGGCGCCGCTGATGGAGAAACCGCTCGCCGCGCTGGCCGGCATCGGCTGGCAGGGCAAGCACACCAACCTCGTTTCGCGCGAGTTCGGCTCCTGGCTGTTTCTCGGCGTGATCCTCTCGGCCGCCGCGCTGCCGCCGGACGAGCCTGCCGCCGATCGGTGCGGCGCCTGCCGCCGCTGTCTCGACGCCTGTCCGACCGGTGCCTTGCCGGCGCCCTATCAGATCGATGCGCGCCGCTGCATTTCCTATCTCACCATCGAGCACGCCGGTCCCATTCCGGAGGATCTGCGACCTCTGATGGGCAATCGCATCTATGGCTGCGACGATTGCCTTGCCGTCTGCCCGTGGAACAAGTTCGCCACCGAGGCGGCGGAAATGAAGCTGCGGCCAAGGCCGGATCTTGCCGAGCCATCCCTTGCCGCCCTCGCCGCGTTGGACGATGCCGCGTTCCGGGCGCTCTTCGCCGGCTCGCCGGTCAAGCGGATCGGCCGCAACCGCTTCGTCCGCAACGTCGCCATGGCCATCGGCAACTCGGGAGATCCGGCGCTCGTTCCGGCGCTCGCGCCGCTTCTCGGCGACCCCGACCCGATCGTGGCCGATGCCGCCCGTTGGGCGCTCGCCCGGCTGGCGCCGTCAAGTCGCGAGTCATTTGGCGTTTCCATTTCTTCCCACCCCTGA
- a CDS encoding ribonuclease D: MTIRLHTGDLPDLDAYGDVVAIDTETLGLNPHRDRLCVVQLSPGNGSADVVQIAKGQTAAPNLVRLLTDPRRIKVFHFARFDIAVLKRTFGITVTPLFCTKIASRLTRTYTDRHGLKDVTKELLGIDISKAQQSSDWGATVLSQAQLEYAASDVLNLHALRERLLAMLEREGRMEMAEACFRFLPTRADLDLAGWGEEDIFAHS, from the coding sequence ATGACCATTCGCCTCCACACCGGCGATCTTCCCGATCTCGACGCCTACGGCGACGTCGTCGCCATCGATACCGAGACCCTCGGCCTCAATCCGCATCGCGACCGGCTCTGCGTCGTGCAGCTGTCGCCCGGCAACGGATCGGCCGACGTCGTCCAGATCGCCAAGGGACAGACCGCGGCCCCCAATCTCGTCCGGCTGCTCACCGATCCCCGGCGCATCAAGGTGTTTCACTTTGCCCGCTTCGACATTGCCGTCCTGAAGCGGACCTTCGGCATCACCGTGACGCCGCTGTTCTGCACCAAGATCGCGTCGCGCCTCACCCGCACCTACACCGACCGCCATGGCCTGAAGGATGTGACCAAGGAACTCCTGGGCATCGACATTTCCAAGGCGCAGCAGTCGTCCGACTGGGGTGCCACGGTGCTCAGCCAGGCGCAGCTCGAATATGCGGCCTCGGACGTGCTCAACCTTCACGCCCTGCGCGAGCGGCTTCTTGCCATGCTCGAACGTGAGGGGCGCATGGAGATGGCGGAGGCGTGCTTCCGCTTCCTGCCGACCCGCGCCGATCTCGATCTTGCCGGCTGGGGTGAAGAGGATATTTTCGCCCATAGTTGA
- a CDS encoding complex I NDUFA9 subunit family protein has protein sequence MPVVREEKPIVTVFGASGFLGRHVVRALAKRGWRIRAACRRPDLAAYLQPLGGLGQIMPMQANLRYRASVDRAVSGSDAVVNLVGILAPAGRQTYAAVQAFGARAVAEAAAAAGISRLVHVSAIGADAASGSAYARTKAAGEAAVFDVIPDAVVMRPSVIFGPEDQFINRFGELSMMSPVLPLIGGGLTRLQPVFVGDVAEAIARAVDGEIAGGRIYELGGPEVLTFRAILERLLAETGRRRRLLTIPFGLASLLARLTAWMPGAPLTPDQVELLKAGSVVSAPAAGEGRTLEAFGIPPTSLGAMLPEYAVRFRPHGQYDRDNATA, from the coding sequence ATGCCCGTCGTTCGGGAAGAAAAGCCGATCGTCACCGTCTTCGGGGCTTCCGGTTTCCTCGGTCGCCACGTCGTGCGTGCACTGGCCAAGCGCGGCTGGCGCATTCGTGCGGCTTGTCGACGGCCCGATCTGGCGGCATACCTGCAGCCTCTCGGTGGCCTCGGCCAGATCATGCCGATGCAAGCCAACCTGCGCTACCGTGCCTCGGTCGATCGGGCGGTCAGCGGTTCCGACGCCGTCGTCAACCTCGTCGGCATTCTCGCGCCCGCCGGCCGGCAGACTTATGCCGCAGTGCAAGCCTTCGGCGCCCGCGCCGTGGCCGAGGCCGCTGCCGCCGCCGGCATTTCTCGCCTCGTTCACGTGTCGGCCATCGGTGCCGATGCCGCGTCCGGCTCCGCCTACGCTCGCACCAAGGCGGCTGGTGAGGCGGCGGTGTTCGACGTTATCCCCGATGCCGTGGTGATGCGACCGTCGGTCATTTTCGGACCCGAAGACCAGTTCATCAACCGATTCGGCGAACTGTCCATGATGAGCCCGGTGCTGCCGCTGATCGGTGGCGGCCTGACGCGCTTGCAGCCGGTGTTCGTCGGCGACGTTGCCGAGGCGATCGCCCGCGCCGTCGATGGCGAGATCGCGGGCGGCCGCATCTACGAACTGGGTGGCCCTGAGGTGCTCACCTTCCGCGCCATTCTCGAGCGCTTGCTCGCCGAGACGGGCCGTCGGCGGCGCCTGTTGACGATTCCCTTCGGCTTGGCCTCGCTTCTCGCTCGGCTGACCGCCTGGATGCCCGGAGCTCCGCTGACACCCGACCAGGTCGAGCTTCTGAAGGCCGGAAGCGTGGTGTCGGCCCCCGCTGCGGGCGAGGGCCGTACGCTCGAAGCCTTCGGCATCCCGCCGACGTCGCTCGGCGCCATGCTGCCGGAGTATGCCGTCCGCTTCCGCCCGCATGGCCAATACGACCGGGACAACGCCACGGCCTGA
- a CDS encoding glutathione S-transferase family protein, which yields MLKLYHHPFSTTSRFVRLMLAEHDAKVDLIVEKSWERRPEFLELNPAGNVPVLVENDGPPIIGAGPIMEYVDETRGYALGDRRLMPNHPEARAEMRRLVDWFLHKTHDEAVQYFQHEKILKLELPRELGGGSPDNQVLRVARVNIKHHLHYVGWLAGSRNWLSGEQLTFADLAAAAELSVVDYVGDVPWDEDLNAKYWYARIKSRPTFRTLLADRLAGLPAAPIYTDLDF from the coding sequence ATGCTCAAGCTCTATCATCACCCCTTCTCCACCACCTCCCGCTTCGTGCGGCTGATGCTTGCCGAGCACGATGCGAAGGTGGACCTCATCGTCGAGAAAAGCTGGGAACGGCGGCCGGAATTCCTCGAGCTCAATCCGGCCGGAAATGTGCCGGTCCTGGTCGAGAACGACGGTCCGCCGATCATCGGCGCCGGTCCGATCATGGAGTATGTCGACGAGACGCGCGGATACGCGCTTGGTGATCGTCGCCTGATGCCCAACCACCCCGAGGCGCGTGCCGAAATGCGCCGCCTCGTCGACTGGTTCCTGCACAAGACGCACGACGAGGCGGTGCAGTATTTCCAGCATGAAAAGATCCTGAAGCTGGAGCTGCCACGGGAACTGGGCGGTGGGTCGCCCGACAACCAGGTGCTGAGGGTTGCCCGCGTCAACATCAAGCATCATCTTCACTACGTCGGCTGGCTGGCCGGCTCGCGCAACTGGCTCTCCGGCGAGCAGCTCACCTTCGCCGACCTCGCCGCCGCTGCCGAATTGTCCGTCGTCGACTATGTCGGCGACGTGCCCTGGGACGAGGATCTCAATGCCAAGTATTGGTATGCCCGGATCAAGTCGCGCCCGACCTTCCGCACCCTGCTGGCGGACCGGTTGGCCGGTCTTCCCGCGGCGCCGATCTACACCGACCTCGATTTCTGA
- a CDS encoding undecaprenyl-diphosphate phosphatase translates to MDLTGLFQALILGIIEGITEFLPISSTGHLIIAEQWLGARSDMFNIVIQAGAILAVTVIYWQRLVGFLTGWRDRETRLYLGKLIVAFLVTSVLGLLAKKLGFKLPETVVPIAWALVIGGFWMILAEHYAAKRPESRHISWTIAVVVGVAQVVAGVFPGTSRSASTIFAAMLLGAGNRAAATEFAFLVGIPTMYAASAFEIVSTLKDGAATANEDWLALAIAFIASAITAFVSVKWLLGYIQTNRFTAFAVYRVLFGGLLFAMILTGWVH, encoded by the coding sequence ATGGATCTTACGGGCCTCTTTCAAGCGCTCATCCTCGGCATCATTGAAGGTATCACCGAGTTCCTGCCGATTTCCAGCACCGGCCATCTGATCATCGCCGAGCAATGGCTGGGCGCTCGTTCGGACATGTTCAACATCGTCATCCAGGCCGGTGCCATCCTGGCGGTGACGGTCATCTACTGGCAGCGGCTTGTGGGCTTCCTGACGGGATGGCGCGACCGGGAGACGCGGCTTTACCTCGGCAAGCTGATCGTCGCCTTTCTGGTCACCTCTGTGCTCGGCCTTCTCGCCAAGAAGCTTGGCTTCAAGTTGCCCGAAACCGTGGTGCCGATCGCCTGGGCGCTGGTGATCGGCGGCTTCTGGATGATTCTCGCGGAACACTATGCGGCCAAGAGGCCGGAAAGCCGCCATATCAGCTGGACGATCGCGGTGGTGGTCGGCGTGGCGCAAGTGGTGGCGGGCGTCTTCCCCGGCACGTCGCGATCGGCTTCGACCATCTTCGCGGCCATGCTGCTCGGTGCGGGAAACAGGGCGGCGGCGACCGAGTTCGCCTTCCTTGTCGGCATTCCCACCATGTACGCGGCGAGCGCCTTCGAGATCGTCTCTACGCTGAAAGATGGCGCCGCGACCGCCAATGAGGATTGGCTGGCGCTCGCCATCGCCTTCATCGCCTCGGCGATCACCGCCTTCGTCTCGGTCAAGTGGCTGCTGGGCTACATCCAGACCAACCGCTTCACGGCCTTCGCCGTTTACCGCGTGCTGTTCGGCGGACTCCTGTTCGCCATGATCCTGACCGGCTGGGTTCACTGA
- the lptC gene encoding LPS export ABC transporter periplasmic protein LptC: MSGIAATRAFDGGGMEPFDGSAERGLLFAKAARESRRVRRLRLMLPAIGALLCVIVIGATVITRISISLSIGDLKITTDGLAMDAPHLSGSDGKGRTYAVSAESAVQDLSDTRIIRLKGIEASVTQADGSRARLLADSGVYDSTAQTVVLKENIRLSNSDGSGGALERAEINLSTGSLTSDSPVAFSSRLGEINAEKMGVEKKAGTVTFSGGVRMTVDPSVRPGSIDKIPPGRTEPATGSVPEAAP, from the coding sequence ATGAGTGGCATCGCAGCAACCCGCGCATTCGATGGCGGCGGCATGGAACCGTTTGACGGATCCGCCGAACGGGGGCTGTTGTTTGCCAAGGCGGCTCGGGAGAGCCGGCGCGTCCGTCGTCTGCGCCTCATGCTGCCGGCGATCGGCGCGCTGCTCTGCGTGATCGTGATCGGCGCCACGGTGATCACCCGCATTTCCATCAGTCTCAGCATCGGCGACCTGAAGATCACCACCGACGGACTGGCCATGGATGCGCCGCATCTGTCGGGCAGCGACGGCAAGGGGCGGACCTACGCGGTAAGCGCCGAGAGCGCCGTACAGGACCTGAGTGACACCCGGATCATCCGCCTCAAGGGCATCGAAGCGAGCGTGACGCAAGCCGACGGCAGCCGCGCGCGCCTGCTTGCCGACAGCGGCGTCTACGATTCCACCGCGCAGACCGTGGTGCTCAAGGAAAACATCCGACTGAGCAACTCCGACGGTTCGGGCGGCGCATTGGAGCGTGCCGAGATCAATCTGTCCACCGGATCGCTGACCTCCGACAGTCCGGTAGCGTTCTCCTCCCGCCTCGGCGAAATCAACGCCGAGAAGATGGGCGTCGAGAAGAAAGCGGGGACCGTGACCTTTTCCGGAGGCGTTCGCATGACCGTCGATCCGTCCGTCCGTCCGGGTAGCATCGACAAAATACCTCCCGGGCGGACCGAGCCGGCTACCGGAAGCGTACCGGAAGCCGCTCCCTGA
- a CDS encoding DUF2628 domain-containing protein — MAIFSVHLPDKAEPDLVAERMVFVRDGFAIWAMLFGPLWFLRHREWLGLVGWFVLSVLITLSERWLGPVTTGGFELILAIATGVVANDVRRLSLRLRGFREAGVVEGESRDSAERRFFDAWLVLPRPAPTLPPVLHPARSVPPGVLGLFPESGARP; from the coding sequence ATGGCCATCTTCAGCGTTCATCTGCCGGACAAGGCCGAGCCGGACCTCGTTGCGGAGCGCATGGTGTTCGTCCGCGACGGTTTCGCCATCTGGGCGATGCTGTTCGGGCCGTTGTGGTTCCTGCGCCACCGTGAATGGCTCGGGCTCGTCGGCTGGTTCGTGCTGTCTGTCCTGATCACGCTCTCCGAGCGCTGGCTGGGACCCGTCACCACCGGAGGCTTCGAGCTTATCCTGGCGATTGCCACGGGCGTCGTCGCCAACGACGTCCGCCGCCTGTCGCTGCGGCTGCGCGGCTTTCGCGAGGCCGGAGTCGTCGAGGGAGAAAGCCGCGATTCGGCCGAGCGGCGGTTCTTCGACGCCTGGCTTGTCCTGCCGCGGCCGGCGCCGACGCTTCCGCCCGTCCTTCACCCGGCGAGAAGCGTTCCGCCGGGTGTCCTCGGCCTCTTTCCCGAAAGCGGAGCGCGACCATGA
- the hisB gene encoding imidazoleglycerol-phosphate dehydratase HisB, whose protein sequence is MRTASLSRSTRETEISVRLDLDGRGDADISTGVGFFDHMLTQIARHGLIDLEVKAKGDLHIDDHHTVEDVGIALGQCFRKALGDKAGITRYADVTLPLDEALSRVVVDISGRPYLVFRTAFHAAKIGSFDTQLVEEWFRAFTMQAGLTLHVETFYGSNDHHIAESCFKALARALRLAVAVDPAQGGRVPSTKGVLEA, encoded by the coding sequence ATGCGCACGGCCAGCCTCAGCCGCTCGACCCGCGAAACCGAGATCTCCGTCCGCCTCGACCTCGATGGTCGCGGAGACGCCGATATCTCCACCGGCGTGGGCTTCTTCGATCACATGCTCACCCAGATTGCCCGCCATGGCCTGATCGATCTCGAGGTCAAGGCGAAGGGCGATCTTCACATCGACGATCACCATACCGTCGAAGACGTTGGCATCGCGCTCGGACAATGCTTCCGCAAGGCGCTCGGCGACAAGGCCGGCATCACCCGTTACGCCGATGTGACGCTGCCGCTCGACGAAGCGCTGTCCCGTGTCGTGGTCGACATCTCCGGTCGTCCGTATCTGGTGTTCCGCACGGCTTTCCATGCGGCCAAGATCGGCAGTTTCGATACCCAGCTCGTCGAGGAGTGGTTCCGCGCCTTCACCATGCAGGCCGGCCTGACGCTGCACGTCGAGACCTTCTACGGCTCGAACGATCATCATATCGCCGAAAGCTGCTTCAAGGCGTTGGCTAGAGCCTTGCGGCTCGCCGTCGCCGTCGATCCGGCCCAGGGTGGCCGCGTGCCGTCCACCAAGGGCGTGCTGGAAGCCTGA
- a CDS encoding FprA family A-type flavoprotein: MIAQRITDDIHSLRAIDWDRKLFDELVPLPEGTTYNSYLVRGRDKTALIDTVYPPKAEELLAALKAAGVEKLDYIIANHAEQDHSGSIPALLAMFPDAKVVTNAKCKRFILDTLPVDRDAFVTVRDGDTLDLGGKTLSFHLTPWVHWPDTMVTFAVEDRIAFTCDFLGAHLATTELFARDEAQVAISAKRYYAEIMMPYRAFSAEALGKVEALAPLFVAPSHGPVHDRPSFIFDLYRGWTSDEVRPLVVIPYVSMYESTAKMVAVLVDRLTERGIAAQPVNVVDLDSGALAMSIVDASTIVFASPTVLSGPHPSLAAAAILINALSPKTRKVAVMGSFGWEGNLPDQVIALLPRLKAEILEPVMTKGLPREEALGEIARLADDIAGLRAAEAAAA, from the coding sequence ATGATTGCCCAGCGCATCACCGACGACATCCATTCGCTTCGTGCCATCGATTGGGACCGAAAGCTGTTCGACGAACTGGTGCCGCTGCCCGAAGGAACGACATACAATTCCTATCTGGTCCGGGGACGGGACAAGACCGCGCTGATCGATACGGTGTATCCGCCGAAGGCCGAGGAACTGCTCGCCGCGCTGAAAGCGGCAGGCGTCGAGAAGCTCGACTACATCATCGCCAATCACGCCGAACAGGACCATTCCGGCTCGATTCCCGCGCTGCTCGCGATGTTCCCGGACGCGAAAGTGGTGACGAACGCCAAGTGCAAGCGCTTCATCCTCGACACGCTGCCGGTCGACCGGGACGCCTTCGTGACCGTACGGGACGGCGACACTCTCGACCTCGGCGGCAAGACGCTGTCCTTCCATCTTACGCCTTGGGTGCATTGGCCGGACACGATGGTCACCTTTGCCGTCGAGGATCGAATCGCCTTCACCTGCGACTTCCTCGGCGCCCATCTCGCCACCACCGAACTGTTCGCCCGCGACGAGGCGCAGGTCGCCATCTCGGCCAAGCGCTACTATGCCGAGATCATGATGCCATACCGCGCCTTCTCGGCCGAGGCACTCGGCAAGGTGGAGGCGCTCGCGCCCCTGTTCGTCGCGCCAAGCCACGGTCCGGTGCACGACCGGCCGTCCTTCATCTTCGATCTCTATCGCGGCTGGACGTCGGACGAGGTCAGGCCGCTGGTCGTCATTCCCTACGTTTCGATGTACGAGAGCACGGCAAAGATGGTTGCCGTTCTCGTCGACAGGCTCACCGAACGCGGCATCGCCGCGCAGCCGGTCAACGTCGTCGACCTCGACAGCGGCGCATTGGCCATGAGCATCGTCGATGCCTCGACCATCGTCTTCGCCTCGCCGACGGTGCTGTCCGGTCCGCATCCTAGCCTTGCCGCGGCGGCCATCCTGATCAACGCGCTGTCGCCGAAGACGCGCAAGGTGGCGGTGATGGGTTCCTTCGGCTGGGAAGGCAACCTGCCCGACCAGGTGATCGCCTTGCTGCCGCGCCTCAAGGCCGAGATCCTGGAACCGGTCATGACGAAGGGCCTGCCGCGCGAAGAAGCGCTCGGGGAGATCGCCCGGCTCGCCGACGATATCGCCGGCCTTCGCGCCGCGGAAGCGGCAGCGGCCTGA